In one window of Miscanthus floridulus cultivar M001 chromosome 12, ASM1932011v1, whole genome shotgun sequence DNA:
- the LOC136495658 gene encoding uncharacterized protein has protein sequence MDSDVPAMGFLYGSLVEAKNEISRRFNSDRNKFEEVFHIIDKRWDNKLKTPLHRAGYYLNPFYYYQNKLAIEENESFRDGVITCITKLVPNEDTQDKIIEELQLFQDAEGSFGKEIAKRQCKNINFDPAKWWLNHGSSAPNLRKLAARILSLTCSSSACERCWSSYEQVHTKRRNMLLHDRMRDLVFVKFNSKLRQKKDKVKDPIEKHVVDALEDEDNEWITGIEPTEVDPEQEGEETRASSQGVAAAPQGQEKRKGGNLQKHRDRKRKMLIPTIEDDELSASSSDGEDDNDMPSEDSSDSEAE, from the exons ATGGACAGTGATGTTCCAGCAATGGGGTTCTTGTATGGGAGTCTAGTAGAAGCTAAGAATGAGATCTCTAGGAGGTTCAACAGTGACAGGAACAAGTTTGAGGAAGTTTTTCACATCATTGACAAAAGGTGGGACAATAAGCTGAAGACACCTTTGCATAGGGCTGGTTACTACTTGAACCCTTTCTATTATTATCAAAACAAGTTGGCTATAGAGGAGAATGAATCATTTAGAGATGGTGTAATAACTTGCATTACGAAGCTTGTTCCAAATGAAGACACGCAGGACAAGATTATTGAAGAGCTTCAACTGTTTCAGGATGCTGAAGGATCCTTTGGCAAAGAAATTGCTAAAAGGCAGTGCAAAAATATCAATTTTGATCCAG CTAAGTGGTGGCTGAATCATGGAAGTAGTGCACCAAACCTCAGAAAGTTAGCTGCGAGAATTCTAAGTTTGACATGCAGTTCATCAGCTTGTGAGAGATGCTGGAGTTCGTATGAACAA GTCCACACAAAGAGACGCAACATGCTGCTTCATGACAGAATGAGGGATCTTGTGTTTGTCAAGTTCAACTCAAAGCTGAGGCAAAAGAAGGACAAGGTTAAAGATCCCATTGAGAAACATGTTGTTGATGCTTTAGAAGATGAAGACAATGAGTGGATCACTGGCATTGAGCCAACAGAAGTAGATCCAGAGCAGGAAGGAGAAGAAACTAGAGCATCATCACAGGGAGTTGCAGCTGCACCTCAAGGACAAgaaaaaaggaagggaggtaACCTGCAGAAACATAGGGACAGGAAGAGAAAGATGTTGATCCCTACTATTGAGGATGATGAGTTATCTGCTTCATCTTCTGATGGAGAAGATGACAATGATATGCCTTCTGAAGATAGTTCTGATTCTGAGGCTGAATGA